Sequence from the Magallana gigas chromosome 4, xbMagGiga1.1, whole genome shotgun sequence genome:
TTACTTAAAACATCCTCCATTACATGGAAGGCTGTCATGAAGTACTTGCTGCCCACTCGGAATCCCGTACCATGACTCTCCTTGCCATGAAGGGTTACCTTGATACAGCCAATCCGCTCCGAGTGTTCTCCTTTATATATTATCTGCCCTTCTAGGTACAGGAAGTTGTTATTTTCCATTTTTCTGAGTAGTTCACCCTGTTGAAAacttgctttaaaagaaataaaataaaaggctCATCATTAAGCAAATGACTGGGTTATGGTTCTTCTAAACAAGTTTGCTTGTGTATACGTTTAATGAAATTTGCCATACCTGGCTGCTGAACTGCTTTTTCTTCAAAAGGTCTTAATGCCACAAAGTGTGCTCCCATTCCATTCAACCTCAAGTGTCCAATATAAATGACTGGATTCCTAGTGGTTTTGTGAGTGTGATTGAACTTGACTTCATCGAGTCGGGATCCCATTACTGATAACACTGTGACAGGAACATCATACATCTGGGAGAGGCCCAGGATCTCCAAGCTCCCTCCCCACTCACCCTCATGGACCTTCTTCAGAAATCTCTGCCATCTAAGCTCCTTTCGATTTTCCACATTTTCCACCCTTTCAATGGCCATGTCCTCTGGCTCAATGATACCGTGATCTTGATCAAGTGGCAGGCACAAAAAATCCTTGTATGACACCCCAGCTGGAGTGTTCGGATTGGATTCTAGATATTTCACAAGCTGCCTTCTGAGTTTTTTAGGACCGTCTGGAAGCCCATGGATATGATTGTTCCGAATGAAAGAGTGATATAGACAGTCTCCGTCACCAGGTACATCCTCCACTCTGAggtcaatatattttgatttcatcagTAATGCATCCAACTTTTTCAACTCATCATTAAGATTGCCTGCTTTCTGAAGAATAAAAGAGACTTAAATGTATGTGCTAAACTAATGAGTAGAAATTCTGAATGCATATTTAATGTACAATATTGAATAAACAAAGACTTAAAACTGAAACATGGACACCTAAAAATTCTGAAATCTTGTGGATTTTGCTCGTttcatatgcaaaaaaaataatacctaCATCTGGGGATAAGCAAAATCATATATGATTTTTACATGAAACAAATCAGGTTTGGAAGCAATGGGATTATCCCTGATGCATTGAAATGTCATGTAATTATTATAATCTAATACTGTGCTTATGGGTATTTACCTGGCCTATTGCCATTTCACAGGTTGTGATGTTGTGTTGCCTGCTGGGTCCACTATCAACCTCCAGTGATGTATCATGTTCAGTGGTTACTGGGTTTAGATCAACATTTTTCATGGCTGACAacatattttccatttcattttcTGAGGTTGTGGGTACATTTACCATCActctttttctctcttcatACTTTTTGATGGCTTCTTTGACTACTCTAATTACTTGGTCTTTAACATATCGGGCATGCTTATCTTTGCTGTAATATTCAACCCCTTTCATCATAGTAAGGCCAGTTGGGGTACGATATGTACCACTACCAGGGTCTGCAGTGTGGATAGGTCTCACAGCATACTTCTTctgctgttttatttttttttccagtgcTCCTTTGGGACAAGTTGGATCTAACCTTGTCTTTCCAATTGCTTCACTGGTGAAGAATTTTAGCACTTCATCAGTACAGAAGGATTTCGTGAGAAATGCCAAGATAAACATCGCTCTTTCAGAAATGTCATGGACATTGTCATCATATGGACATGGGAAATGCTCGCTATCCTGAGTTGCTATCTTGACAGATTGGCTATTttctacagtttttaaaatttcattaaaccAACCTAAAAAATCCATGAAAGTGTCGTAATCATCCTTggcataaacaaaaacaatatggaACAGATCATCAGGCTCCACTTGTTCTTCGTCCACTGTCCTGGGATAGCTGGGTTGACGTTCGAAAATTTCTCGATTACTTATTCTGTTGATATACCCATGAAGTCCTGGTGTTCTGGCATCTACACAACAACTATATACAGGTGTAGCATCAAATTctgtatcccccattgtggacATGGCAGTGGAAGAACACTGACGAAAATACACTTCCGACACCAAAACAGCTACtgtattacaatatatatagaGACTGTGGCTGAGGGGAGTGAATAATTGGTTAAGTGCCCTGAGAGGACTGTTTTTGGCTGAGGTAAAAAGTTCTACATATGATACACATAGGTAATGTATGTCCTTGATTTAAGTAGAATGTggtgttaaatacatgtatgaaaaaatagTTTACAAACTCAACTTGAAAGTTTGTATTTTCAGTTTACTTCCGTGCAAGCGGTCACATGTCAACTTGGCGTCAGGTAAACTCGGCACGGGAAAGCTACACATGACACTAGGCCCATCGGCAACATCGTTCACCAGTTCCAAAATATCCAACTCTTTGGCCTAACTCAGCGGACCAAAGAGgctttaaaattacaatatgtACATGGATATTGAATTTATAAATGTGTATTAAGCATTTTTTTGCACGCTTCGCCAttacagagacataaataacagagattggcaaccgATCGAAATCTCGCGAAATCCCGCGGTCCCTTTTGTAAAGTGTTCCaagtttaaatcagtatatgTCTCTAATAAACAGGtatatcgaaatataaacagctaaaacctattaccaaaacattcataatattatatttcatgagtttatgtcatataaaaaatatttaaagaggaGTTTTAGGAGGCAGTTGGCTACCCGTTGTCCGAGATTTCGCCGATGGATTATAGCTGGCCAATATACtttctatatattaatcttatttttcaattttttgtttcaaaaatgccCAAAACCTATGCACACTTTTcgttaaaacaatatacttttggtttaagatcattatctcagtttactaaaatgtagttttcaaagtaaggttggtcccgtaccatttttcaacaacaaaacaggctaatggcggagttgccaatctctgttatttatgtctctggccATTAGAAACAAATATTCCGGtattctatagtctgtcccaaaatatttaTGCTGAACATTTGGGtgattttaattacatgtgaaagtatggaagggaattaccgccaaaagtctatgtatcttgctttaaTTCTTATTATGCTTACTTCTTTAATTATTCTTAATTTAGTATAACATTACACTTGTATTTTACTCCActgttttcatattcatgttTATCCAATTTCACTTTGgttcttttttattctttatggtTTGCTTAATTctatcagggacgtatatactagtattagtatatacgtccctgattcAATGTTGCAATACTTTCTTATAATTATTATTCgtgtatatttttacttttttctccGTTACAAACGTGAATTCAATCACGCTAACCATAAATTCTTTCAATAGACGAGTACAATTTGAACGaatttaattaaggaataaagaatcattctttgggtattatgaggtgataattttggtcggggtgtgatcaaatccaaaaaagACCGAAGGGATTTATAAtattagatttgatcacgctccgaccgaaattattacctcataatatccaaagaatgattccttattacttatatttatataaatttcagCAGTAGCACGATTAAAATTAGAATATCAAGCATGCAAAACCCCGCTTGAGCTCCAACAATacatcatttgaatttattggactgtatagtacaaaatcgattcgtagtgttattGGACTGTATggtacaaaatcgattcgtagtgttatcacaggcaaagacacttaaaaatgtaaatattgttgcATTATGACGCCAGGCGGCAGTGTGTGCGCTACAATTGCTTCTCCCCTATATCTGGTGATCCGATAGAGCCGCTT
This genomic interval carries:
- the LOC105335031 gene encoding uncharacterized protein; this encodes MSTMGDTEFDATPVYSCCVDARTPGLHGYINRISNREIFERQPSYPRTVDEEQVEPDDLFHIVFVYAKDDYDTFMDFLGWFNEILKTVENSQSVKIATQDSEHFPCPYDDNVHDISERAMFILAFLTKSFCTDEVLKFFTSEAIGKTRLDPTCPKGALEKKIKQQKKYAVRPIHTADPGSGTYRTPTGLTMMKGVEYYSKDKHARYVKDQVIRVVKEAIKKYEERKRVMVNVPTTSENEMENMLSAMKNVDLNPVTTEHDTSLEVDSGPSRQHNITTCEMAIGQKAGNLNDELKKLDALLMKSKYIDLRVEDVPGDGDCLYHSFIRNNHIHGLPDGPKKLRRQLVKYLESNPNTPAGVSYKDFLCLPLDQDHGIIEPEDMAIERVENVENRKELRWQRFLKKVHEGEWGGSLEILGLSQMYDVPVTVLSVMGSRLDEVKFNHTHKTTRNPVIYIGHLRLNGMGAHFVALRPFEEKAVQQPASFQQGELLRKMENNNFLYLEGQIIYKGEHSERIGCIKVTLHGKESHGTGFRVGSKYFMTAFHVMEDVLILFWEEVYRRLTEEVQGQMEWTKDKIPVDGAWKLSKLLPFVDPIKRNELMEIGKQTITNLVQIKFGFVRDNEYSSLAKCSYEVAFASPSHDVVILELIEDTNLPNPFHLKTINAAATNLHVIGHPGGKRLEHDPSCKIIKDQKELENLVKEGISFFTSRGYREDQVKEDYKPCVLSPDRLFFHCSKSITHGASGSPLIVIINEKEAQVIGMLLRGHPKFYYNYVKRNGDRPDLLVESGISMEKVWSLLVHHSLHDLAADIFPEQF